From the genome of Fusarium keratoplasticum isolate Fu6.1 chromosome 11, whole genome shotgun sequence, one region includes:
- a CDS encoding Zn(2)-C6 fungal-type domain-containing protein produces the protein MQHDADHENHPSCSRCRKQKIKCSGSHPCDACKKRKLSCEFDQRDQKILVTRGFILDLQQQAANSQRRAGAAEYVTPGSLDTNIDVGGRGPEEGDTVTVNVNHPPSPGGNASTVPTDDALSGNRSSSNSRNGLDPVASALTNPLSTGQSKFMTSAEGREFYLGTSSNWSFSRRVLSLTHEYIHQSPIAADNLLFDGSAYDLGWDGSRISPPPEPPLMPSLDHAVYLINTVKFHCSQIFHLFDDESFTQYLHEFYADPTSHIAVADLRYIHLLVILAFGKAFAETNNYQSKRPPGADYFVTALRLLPSIHILVQEPILSTEILCCIALYFQCLDYRHSSHCYIGQAMRIALSQGMHTDMPLEHLGEKIVERSRKLWWTVYVLDREMTSLMGLPQTIHDDDVHPQLPHFSGSTHRVAALHMQIRLCRTIASINRGVYGANGRLNKKFLLSTKKVLENIAGLADELQQQFPLGVDRAINGVSRTSGYLHLLYHQCIVLATRPLLLCFLKIRFETPGSITEALNSSQTVWNLIKMCVDSSYQMINILGCLQSQGLLEAFLPFDLESLFISSLNLLVAPVLDPRFLEHDTSFRHKSYSIFNEMIGKGNLIAVFRRSELQQLDDMLSRLPREDTGQTPVPANVDGQIIGGSMPDVPEGATPAMDSLNGENEAMESMIPGMEDFGMDAWFTTAQMIDMANSIANSDTEWVSHTMMEHDIW, from the exons ATGCAACATGACGCTGACCATGAGAACCACCCCAGTTGTTCACGGTGTCGCAAGCAAAAGATCAAGTGTTCGGGTTCGCACCCTTGCGATGCCtgcaagaagcgcaagctgTCTTGCGAGTTTGACCAGCGCGACCAAAAGATCTTGGTCACAAGAGG CTTCATTCTTGAtctgcagcagcaggctgCCAATAGTCAACGTCGCGCTGGCGCTGCAGAGTATGTTACACCAGGGTCGCTGGACACAAACATAGACGTTGGCGGCAGAGGTCCTGAAGAAG GCGACACCGTCACCGTTAATGTCAAccatcctccctctccagGCGGCAATGCCTCCACTGTCCCAACAGACGATGCATTGTCGGGAAACAGGAGTAGCTCAAATAGTAGGAATGGGCTGGACCCAGTGGCTTCTGCTCTTACAAATCCCCTTTCAACTGGACAGTCCAAGTTTATGACCTCGGCTGAGGGAAGAGAAT TTTACCTTGGCACCTCTTCAAATTGGTCCTTCAGTCGCCGTGTACTCAGCCTTACACATGAGTATATCCATCAGAGCCCCATCGCCGCAGATAACCTGCTCTTTGATGGCTCAGCCTACGAtcttggatgggatggctCTCGCATCAGCCCACCTCCAGAACCTCCTCTAATGCCCAGTCTGGACCACGCTGTGTATCTCATCAACACGGTCAAGTTTCATTGCAGTCAGATATTTCACTTGTTCGATGATGAATCCTTTACGCAGTATCTTCACGAATTCTATGCCGACCCTACCAGTCACATCGCCGTCGCAGATCTCCGCTACATTCACCTCCTAGTTATTCTGGCATTCGGAAAGGCTTTTGCCGAAACCAACAATTATCAATCGAAACGGCCACCCGGAGCTGATTACTTTGTCACTGCTCTTCGTCTCCTACCGAGTATTCACATTCTCGTCCAAGAACCGATTTTATCGACTGAGATTCTCTGCTGTATCGCCCTGTATTTTCAGTGCCTCGACTACCGGCACTCGTCACATTGCTAT ATTGGTCAAGCCATGAGAATCGCCCTCTCACAAGGCATGCACACAGATATGCCTCTTGAACACCTAGGGGAGAAGATCGTTGAGCGAAGCCGCAAGTTATGGTGGACAGTCTATGTCCTTGACCGTGAAATGACATCGTTGATGGGCTTGCCTCAAACCAtccacgacgacgacgtgcATCCTCAGCTTCCACACTTTTCTGGCTCGACACATAGAGTGGCAGCTCTTCATATGCAAATTCGGTTATGCCGGACAATTGCCTCGATCAATAGAG GTGTTTATGGGGCCAACGGGCGACTGAACAAGAAGTTCTTGCTCAGCACCAAGAAAGTCCTCGAAAACATCGCTGGGCTGGCCGACGAACTTCAGCAGCAGTTTCCCCTGGGCGTGGATAGAGCCATCAATGGAGTGTCTCGAACATCGGGCTACCTGCACCTTCTCTATCACCAG TGCATCGTCCTCGCAACACGTCCACTGCTCCTCTGCTTCCTCAAGATCCGATTCGAGACTCCGGGCTCCATCACAGAAGCGCTCAACTCCTCTCAAACTGTCTGGAACCTGATCAAGATGTGTGTCGACTCATCCTACCAAATGATCAACATTCTTGGCTGTTTGCAAAGTCAAGGTCTGCTTG AAGCCTTTCTCCCTTTTGATCTTGAGTCTCTGTTTATCTCGAGTTTGAATCTGCTTGTCGCCCCTGTTCTCGATCCTCGATTTCTTGAGCATGATACGTCGTTTCGCCATAAGTCGTATTCTATCTTTAATGAGATGATTGGAAAGGGGAATCTGATTGCAGTATTTCGACGATCCGAACTTCAGCAACTCGACGACATGCTCAGCCGCCTGCCTCGAGAAGATACCGGACAAACCCCTGTTCCAGCCAACGTCGATGGGCAAATCATAGGAGGCTCGATGCCTGATGTTCCAGAGGGTGCAACACCGGCTATGGATTCTCTGAACGGGGAAAACGAAGCCATGGAGTCCATGATCCCAGGCATGGAGGACTTTGGAATGGATGCGTGGTTTACGACTGCGCAGATGATTGATATGGCAAACTCGATTGCGAATAGCGACACCGAGTGGGTTTCGCATACCATGATGGAACATGACATCTGGTAG